In one Chitinophaga sancti genomic region, the following are encoded:
- a CDS encoding glycoside hydrolase domain-containing protein, which produces MKRLVIYFFSLLPLAAAGQQSSQVNVFLGSSGDHGQMSPSASYPFSMLSIGPETYPSTHTGYEYLAKEFLGFTHNRMEGVGCQGCGGNLLVRPFLGDAPAKADLIKAAEKASPGYYAVAFENGIGASFTVYKNAGLHQYQFPAGKKGLFIDLGFAHVGRFVAEQHTISGNAVSGWIESRTTCSAGIYRIYYYLEAEQAVSWDSTANHQLIARVGNDTKLLNVRVALSSVGESYAKAAINKGSFETLKVASDKDWNAMLGHIRVKGNAAREKLFYSLFYRSIQSPYVVSEPDGSYAATDGTLQKTNSKIYNGWAIWDNYRAQLPLLSIVFPEEYQDMMTSIAGLYAHGKKDMATLHEPGITVRTEHAEVVLLDAYRKGYKVDFKPIADSLEKEAANLDFAHPDKALESSYDLWAMSGIFNALKNQQKASSYREQAANYKQYWKKDFQDLSRRDVDQMQARGLYQGTIWQYRWFVPFDIKGLIELCGGEEKYIAQLDEFFGHDYYNHTNQPDLQAPFQYNMTTQPWKSQALVHKIAVDTMIQHYFNDNSRGIGSEIDVIYKNQPAAYARTMDDDAGTMSSWFVLVSAGIFPACIGEPVYYLNVPLFESVEWELSGGKKFRVQVKNFADKNVYIQQVLLNARPLDRNWITQDEIMKGGELTIVAGDKPNEKQGVTNIYLTK; this is translated from the coding sequence CCTTTGGCGGCAGCAGGTCAGCAAAGCAGTCAGGTGAATGTATTCCTTGGCTCATCCGGAGACCATGGGCAGATGTCCCCCTCAGCATCCTATCCTTTTAGCATGCTCAGTATAGGGCCGGAAACCTACCCATCTACCCACACCGGGTATGAATATTTAGCAAAGGAATTTCTGGGATTTACACATAACCGTATGGAAGGCGTTGGCTGCCAGGGTTGTGGTGGTAACCTGCTGGTGCGTCCTTTCCTGGGTGATGCGCCTGCAAAGGCAGACCTGATAAAGGCTGCAGAGAAGGCTTCTCCCGGGTATTATGCGGTGGCATTTGAGAATGGTATTGGTGCATCATTTACCGTTTATAAAAATGCCGGCTTACATCAGTACCAGTTTCCTGCTGGTAAAAAGGGTTTGTTCATTGATCTTGGTTTTGCTCATGTAGGCCGTTTTGTGGCAGAGCAGCATACTATCAGTGGTAATGCTGTAAGTGGGTGGATTGAATCGCGTACTACCTGTAGTGCAGGTATTTACCGCATTTATTATTACCTGGAAGCAGAACAGGCAGTGAGCTGGGATTCTACTGCCAATCACCAGCTGATTGCGCGTGTAGGCAATGATACAAAGTTGCTCAATGTAAGAGTAGCACTTTCTTCGGTAGGTGAATCTTATGCAAAAGCAGCGATCAACAAAGGTAGTTTTGAAACCCTGAAGGTAGCCAGTGATAAGGATTGGAATGCGATGTTAGGGCATATCAGGGTGAAAGGGAATGCTGCGCGTGAAAAACTTTTCTACTCTTTGTTCTATCGTTCTATCCAGTCTCCTTATGTGGTATCAGAACCAGATGGCAGCTATGCTGCTACGGATGGTACCCTGCAAAAAACTAACAGCAAGATCTATAATGGCTGGGCTATCTGGGATAACTATCGTGCACAGTTACCATTATTGTCTATCGTATTTCCGGAAGAATACCAGGATATGATGACTTCCATTGCAGGACTGTATGCACATGGCAAAAAGGATATGGCTACCCTGCATGAACCGGGCATCACTGTTCGCACAGAACATGCGGAAGTGGTATTACTGGATGCTTATCGCAAGGGATATAAAGTAGATTTTAAACCAATTGCCGATTCACTGGAAAAGGAAGCTGCTAATTTAGACTTTGCACATCCTGACAAAGCATTGGAATCTTCTTATGATCTCTGGGCAATGTCTGGCATTTTCAATGCGTTGAAGAACCAGCAGAAAGCAAGTTCCTACCGTGAGCAGGCTGCTAACTATAAACAATACTGGAAAAAAGATTTTCAGGACCTGAGCCGGCGTGATGTAGATCAGATGCAGGCGAGGGGATTGTACCAGGGTACCATCTGGCAATATCGCTGGTTTGTACCTTTTGATATTAAGGGGCTGATTGAACTGTGTGGTGGTGAAGAAAAATACATTGCGCAGCTGGATGAATTTTTTGGTCACGATTATTACAATCATACCAATCAGCCGGATCTGCAGGCACCTTTCCAGTATAACATGACTACACAGCCATGGAAATCTCAGGCGCTGGTGCATAAGATTGCGGTGGATACTATGATCCAGCATTATTTCAATGATAATAGCAGGGGCATTGGATCAGAGATAGATGTAATCTATAAAAACCAGCCGGCTGCATATGCAAGAACGATGGATGATGATGCTGGTACTATGTCTTCCTGGTTTGTATTGGTGTCAGCAGGGATCTTCCCGGCTTGTATAGGGGAGCCGGTATATTACCTGAATGTACCTTTGTTTGAATCAGTGGAATGGGAGCTGAGTGGTGGAAAGAAATTCCGTGTACAGGTAAAGAATTTCGCTGACAAAAACGTGTATATACAACAGGTATTGCTGAATGCCAGGCCGCTGGACCGGAACTGGATCACCCAGGATGAAATAATGAAAGGAGGGGAGCTTACGATTGTGGCAGGTGATAAACCCAATGAGAAACAAGGGGTAACGAATATTTACCTTACTAAATAA
- a CDS encoding NAD(P)H-dependent glycerol-3-phosphate dehydrogenase, with the protein MKAGIIGSGSWATAMAKILTDNGKQINWWIRSEETIRYMQQRHHNKHYLTSVYFDTNLIQLSKDLAAVVAASDVLVLAVPSAFLEEVLLQLPADALQGKKVINAIKGLVPGANQLINEYLGDIFNLPLEQYFTITGPCHAEEVANEKLSYLTFSGLEEDAAQQMADMFSNSYLQTIVNNDVIGVQLAAVLKNIYALGAGIAHGLDYGDNFLSVYITNCFREMQQFLETYGQDQEAPIAEHNYNASAYLGDLLVTCYSLHSRNRTFGNMIGKGYSVKSAQLELNMIAEGYYASKCLKEMNEQVGAYMPVAQAVFSILWQHQNAAEAFLALEKGFI; encoded by the coding sequence ATGAAAGCAGGTATTATTGGTAGCGGCAGCTGGGCGACAGCTATGGCTAAGATCTTAACCGACAATGGCAAACAGATCAACTGGTGGATCAGAAGTGAAGAGACGATCCGTTACATGCAGCAACGCCACCACAATAAGCATTATCTCACATCTGTATACTTTGACACCAATCTGATACAGTTGAGTAAGGATCTGGCTGCCGTAGTAGCTGCCAGTGATGTACTGGTACTGGCAGTGCCCTCCGCCTTCCTGGAAGAAGTGCTTTTACAGCTGCCTGCCGATGCACTACAAGGTAAAAAGGTGATTAACGCTATCAAGGGGCTGGTACCTGGTGCTAACCAACTCATCAACGAATACCTGGGAGATATCTTCAATCTTCCTTTAGAGCAATACTTTACTATCACAGGCCCCTGCCATGCGGAAGAGGTGGCCAATGAAAAGCTCTCTTACCTCACCTTCTCCGGCCTGGAAGAAGACGCCGCGCAGCAGATGGCAGATATGTTCAGCAACAGTTACTTACAAACGATTGTGAACAATGACGTAATTGGGGTACAGCTGGCAGCTGTATTGAAAAATATCTATGCATTGGGAGCCGGTATTGCCCATGGTCTGGACTATGGCGATAACTTCCTCAGTGTGTATATCACGAACTGTTTCAGAGAGATGCAGCAGTTTCTGGAAACCTACGGCCAGGATCAGGAGGCACCTATAGCTGAGCATAACTACAATGCGAGTGCTTACCTGGGCGACTTGCTGGTAACTTGTTATAGTCTGCATAGCCGTAACCGTACATTTGGCAATATGATTGGCAAGGGCTATAGCGTAAAATCTGCGCAGCTGGAGCTGAATATGATTGCAGAGGGGTATTATGCCAGTAAGTGTCTGAAAGAAATGAATGAGCAGGTAGGGGCGTATATGCCGGTAGCGCAGGCGGTATTTTCCATATTATGGCAGCACCAGAATGCTGCGGAAGCATTTCTGGCGCTGGAAAAGGGCTTTATTTAG
- a CDS encoding DEAD/DEAH box helicase, producing MQNEYENILSALQIDALNEMQTASIKANQETDNVILLSDTGSGKTLGFLIPVLESLNKTAAGTQALIVVPSRELALQIETVWKNMRTGAKITCCYGGHKRETEENNLQEAPALIVGTPGRLGDHIRRENIKPDTIKMLVLDEFDKSLELGFVDELEFILNSLPNLKKRLLTSATDTVEIPEFVKLDNPVTLDFLSGEPAPALAIKYVESPEKDKLDTLFQLVCKLGNRSTIIFCNHREAVERTNSLLKDKGLVSVFYHGAMEQNEREAALAKFRNGSSNVLVTTDLAARGLDIPNIRYIIHYHLPNTEAIFTHRNGRTARMDASGTAILIIGPEEHLPDYISEDVELIDVEGEYEIPEKPKWTTFFIGAGKKDKVNKIDIVGFLSNRGELKKEDIGLIEVKDFYSFVAVRKSKASHVLNLIENQKIKNKKVKIAIAK from the coding sequence ATGCAAAATGAATACGAAAATATCCTCTCTGCGCTCCAGATCGATGCGCTGAATGAGATGCAAACAGCATCTATCAAAGCAAATCAGGAAACAGACAACGTAATCCTGCTCTCGGACACAGGTTCCGGTAAGACGCTGGGCTTCTTAATTCCCGTACTGGAATCGCTGAATAAAACAGCTGCCGGTACCCAGGCCCTTATTGTCGTGCCGTCCAGAGAACTGGCCCTTCAGATAGAAACTGTGTGGAAAAACATGCGTACAGGCGCTAAAATCACCTGTTGCTACGGCGGCCATAAACGGGAAACTGAAGAAAACAATCTCCAGGAAGCTCCTGCCCTCATCGTAGGTACCCCCGGCAGACTAGGTGACCACATCCGCAGGGAAAATATTAAACCTGACACCATCAAAATGCTGGTGCTGGACGAGTTTGACAAATCACTGGAACTGGGCTTTGTAGATGAACTGGAATTCATTCTCAACTCCCTCCCCAATCTCAAAAAACGCCTGCTCACCTCCGCAACTGACACCGTAGAAATACCGGAATTTGTAAAACTGGATAACCCCGTTACACTGGACTTCCTGAGTGGAGAACCCGCTCCTGCCCTGGCTATCAAGTATGTGGAAAGTCCTGAAAAGGATAAACTGGATACCTTGTTTCAGCTGGTGTGTAAACTGGGTAACCGCTCTACCATCATCTTCTGCAACCACCGCGAAGCCGTAGAACGCACTAACTCCCTGCTGAAAGATAAAGGCCTGGTAAGCGTATTCTATCATGGCGCCATGGAGCAAAATGAAAGGGAAGCAGCCCTCGCCAAGTTCAGAAACGGATCTTCCAACGTCCTCGTTACCACCGACCTGGCAGCAAGAGGCCTGGATATACCTAATATCCGTTACATCATTCACTACCATCTGCCCAATACAGAAGCTATCTTCACCCACAGAAACGGCCGCACAGCCAGAATGGATGCCAGTGGTACCGCCATCCTGATTATCGGCCCGGAGGAGCACCTGCCTGATTATATCTCTGAAGATGTAGAGCTGATCGATGTAGAAGGAGAGTACGAAATTCCTGAAAAGCCCAAATGGACCACCTTCTTTATAGGTGCCGGCAAGAAGGATAAAGTAAATAAAATCGATATCGTAGGCTTCCTCAGCAACAGGGGTGAGCTCAAAAAAGAAGATATTGGCTTAATTGAAGTGAAAGATTTCTACTCTTTTGTTGCAGTACGTAAGAGCAAGGCCAGTCATGTGCTGAACCTCATAGAAAACCAAAAGATCAAGAATAAAAAAGTGAAAATAGCAATTGCTAAATAA
- a CDS encoding response regulator, whose protein sequence is MAQHIKPDVGPPSDTVYTHEGRNKSFILIIDDEPDICKLLQLSLVKHGYNVKYVHSLTEGTQYLQQQQPDLLFLDIHLPDGSGLEALPAIKKKCPALPVVTISAYDNGMEKQKALKAGASYFLAKPFNVKSLDELMSNMLSR, encoded by the coding sequence ATGGCACAGCATATTAAACCGGATGTGGGACCCCCATCCGACACAGTATATACGCACGAGGGGAGGAACAAGTCATTTATTCTGATTATTGACGATGAACCAGACATCTGTAAACTGTTACAGCTGAGTCTTGTTAAACATGGATATAATGTAAAATATGTGCATTCACTCACCGAGGGAACGCAATATCTGCAGCAGCAACAACCGGATTTACTTTTCCTGGATATCCATCTGCCAGATGGATCGGGATTGGAAGCACTTCCTGCTATTAAGAAAAAATGTCCGGCGTTGCCTGTCGTTACCATCAGTGCATATGACAATGGTATGGAAAAACAGAAAGCACTGAAAGCGGGAGCCAGTTACTTTCTTGCGAAACCATTCAATGTAAAAAGCCTGGATGAGCTGATGAGTAACATGTTAAGCAGATAG
- a CDS encoding sigma-54-dependent transcriptional regulator, whose amino-acid sequence MRNILIIDDEINICTLLSKFLGKHGFKVDTTMSGATALKMMKEKTFDLVLCDYRLKDTDGAQLLQDILQINPRTIVIIITGYTDVRVAVDMVKNGAYDYLSKPLYPDEILNLVHKAFAHMDAERERESFMPARTYNGSVGERPAVAASADEPNGEMLDKSNKYVYGESGGARELIRQIKLVAPTDYSTIIFGETGTGKESVAHLIHHHSKRHSQPFVALDCGSLSKELAASELFGHEKGAFTGAINTKIGAFEQAHGGTLFLDEVANLSYDIQVALLRVIQEKVIRRVGNLKEIPIDVRIIVASNEKLSESVQKGRFREDLFHRFNEFTIYIPPLRERVEDLPLFVDAFMRQVERELQKNCGKITHEVWECFNRYNWPGNIRELKNVIRRACLLTPEHEDITLSTLPLEMKESFSQQTAYEEDHQVNMSGELISITNENDLKTVALQAEYNKIINVLKEVKYNKTKAAQLLNIDRKTLYNKLRLLNINY is encoded by the coding sequence ATGAGAAATATTCTGATTATAGACGATGAGATCAATATTTGTACACTGCTTAGTAAGTTTCTGGGTAAGCACGGGTTCAAAGTAGATACTACTATGAGCGGTGCCACTGCGCTGAAAATGATGAAGGAGAAGACATTTGATCTGGTGTTGTGTGACTATCGTTTAAAGGATACAGATGGTGCTCAGTTATTACAGGACATATTGCAGATCAACCCCCGCACAATCGTGATCATTATCACTGGTTATACCGATGTGAGGGTTGCGGTAGATATGGTGAAGAATGGTGCTTATGATTATTTATCAAAACCATTGTATCCGGACGAAATCCTCAACCTTGTACATAAAGCTTTCGCGCACATGGATGCTGAACGTGAAAGGGAATCTTTCATGCCAGCAAGGACTTACAATGGTAGCGTAGGTGAAAGACCTGCTGTTGCTGCATCTGCTGATGAGCCAAATGGAGAGATGCTGGATAAAAGTAATAAATACGTATATGGTGAAAGTGGTGGTGCCCGCGAACTGATTCGTCAGATCAAGCTGGTAGCACCAACTGATTATAGTACAATCATATTTGGTGAAACAGGTACAGGTAAAGAATCTGTTGCCCACCTTATTCACCATCATAGTAAACGTCATTCGCAACCATTTGTGGCATTGGACTGCGGTAGTCTGTCCAAAGAACTGGCGGCGAGTGAGCTGTTTGGTCACGAAAAGGGTGCATTCACCGGTGCGATCAATACCAAGATCGGTGCTTTTGAACAAGCCCATGGCGGTACGCTCTTCCTCGATGAGGTAGCCAACCTTTCTTACGATATACAGGTAGCGCTGCTGCGTGTGATCCAGGAAAAAGTGATTCGTCGTGTAGGTAACCTGAAGGAAATTCCGATCGATGTGCGCATCATCGTGGCAAGTAATGAGAAACTGTCTGAATCTGTACAGAAAGGACGTTTCCGTGAAGACCTTTTCCATCGCTTCAATGAGTTCACTATTTATATTCCGCCATTGCGCGAAAGAGTGGAAGATCTGCCTTTATTCGTAGATGCTTTTATGCGCCAGGTAGAGAGAGAGCTGCAAAAGAACTGTGGTAAGATCACGCACGAAGTATGGGAATGCTTTAACCGTTACAACTGGCCAGGTAACATCCGCGAACTAAAAAACGTGATTCGCCGTGCTTGCTTGCTGACACCGGAGCACGAAGACATTACCCTGTCTACTTTACCGCTGGAAATGAAGGAATCATTCTCTCAACAAACGGCTTATGAAGAAGACCATCAGGTGAATATGTCCGGTGAACTGATTTCCATAACCAACGAGAATGATCTGAAAACAGTTGCATTGCAGGCTGAATATAATAAGATCATCAATGTGCTGAAAGAGGTAAAATACAATAAAACGAAAGCTGCGCAGCTGTTGAATATAGACAGGAAAACCCTGTACAACAAGCTACGTTTGCTGAACATAAATTATTAA
- a CDS encoding low affinity iron permease family protein, producing the protein MKAQQSNFFEKFSSKVSHITGSPGAFFLALLAIVIWGITGPVFHYSDTWQLVINTGTTIITFLMVFVIQKSQNKDSKSLQLKLNELIAANKMASNRLIVVEDLSEEELDTLHKYYCKLAEETKKRMSMKESHSVEEAIDNADEKLEVEEKN; encoded by the coding sequence ATGAAAGCGCAACAATCGAATTTCTTTGAGAAATTTTCCAGTAAGGTGAGTCATATTACAGGATCGCCCGGAGCCTTCTTTCTGGCTTTGCTGGCCATTGTAATATGGGGTATTACAGGGCCGGTATTTCACTATTCCGATACCTGGCAGTTAGTCATCAATACGGGTACTACAATCATCACTTTTCTCATGGTATTCGTCATTCAGAAATCTCAGAATAAAGATTCCAAATCTTTGCAGCTGAAATTAAATGAATTGATTGCCGCCAACAAAATGGCCAGCAATCGCCTGATTGTAGTGGAAGATTTGTCAGAAGAAGAACTGGATACCCTGCATAAATATTATTGCAAGCTGGCAGAGGAAACCAAGAAGAGAATGTCGATGAAAGAATCGCATTCTGTGGAAGAAGCGATCGATAATGCAGATGAGAAACTCGAAGTGGAAGAGAAAAATTAA
- a CDS encoding hybrid sensor histidine kinase/response regulator, whose amino-acid sequence MTDQPVHILMIDDDEDDFYLVSQLLQDISPGQYDLAWAPTYSKAVEEIERKKHDIYLVDYRLGPYTGIDILHHFQQLQYKAPVIMLTGKGDYSIDKEAMQAGASDYLVKGEISADLLERSIRYALDEARHLRTIEEKEKKYFSVFEKAHDLIILADCDKNVIDANPAAIRTLQYSKEEFLQLNLKQLFLQEEQSRHFFDHICGEDSSLQTEYNFVNKEGKKLDVMVSAVMLDEAEQIFLCIAQDITERKREELEKQQQQKFIVTGRIARVIAHEVRNPLTNILLAVSQFKGEPVSMEESQVYVDIIERNCTRINQLITELLSSTRMIELNIRAHGANELTEKALLLAKDRLQLNEIKVNKDYSYPDIMVPADEEKVIIALLNIIINAIEAMTPGKGILTINTERLKDKAVIIISDNGPGIPEETKMRLFDPFFTNKPKGTGLGLTSTQNIIMNHKGTVHVESEIDRGSVFTVVLPTN is encoded by the coding sequence ATGACTGATCAACCTGTTCACATACTGATGATCGATGACGATGAAGATGACTTTTACCTGGTAAGCCAGTTATTGCAGGACATCTCTCCCGGTCAGTACGATCTTGCCTGGGCGCCCACCTACTCAAAAGCCGTGGAAGAAATAGAGCGGAAGAAACACGATATCTACCTCGTAGATTACCGCCTGGGGCCATATACAGGTATCGACATCCTTCATCATTTCCAGCAGCTGCAATACAAGGCACCGGTGATCATGCTCACAGGTAAAGGGGATTATAGCATAGATAAGGAAGCGATGCAGGCAGGTGCCTCTGACTACCTGGTAAAAGGAGAAATCAGTGCAGACCTCCTGGAACGTTCCATTCGCTATGCACTGGACGAAGCAAGACACCTGCGTACAATTGAAGAAAAAGAAAAGAAATACTTTAGTGTGTTTGAAAAAGCACACGACCTCATTATACTCGCAGACTGCGACAAAAACGTGATCGATGCAAACCCTGCGGCCATCAGAACCCTGCAATACAGCAAGGAAGAATTTCTGCAGCTGAACCTGAAACAACTGTTTCTGCAGGAAGAGCAAAGCCGCCACTTCTTTGACCATATCTGCGGAGAAGACAGCAGTTTGCAAACGGAATATAACTTCGTCAACAAAGAAGGCAAAAAGCTGGATGTAATGGTCAGCGCCGTAATGCTGGACGAAGCGGAACAGATCTTCCTCTGTATCGCACAGGATATTACCGAGCGAAAAAGAGAAGAACTGGAAAAGCAACAACAACAAAAATTCATTGTCACAGGTCGTATAGCCCGCGTCATTGCCCATGAAGTTCGTAATCCGCTCACCAATATCCTGCTGGCAGTAAGCCAGTTCAAAGGAGAGCCGGTGAGCATGGAAGAAAGCCAGGTATACGTCGATATTATAGAGCGCAACTGTACCCGCATCAACCAGCTGATCACAGAACTACTCAGTTCTACCCGCATGATAGAATTGAATATCCGTGCACATGGTGCGAATGAACTGACTGAAAAAGCACTGCTGCTGGCGAAAGACAGGCTACAGCTGAATGAAATAAAAGTAAATAAAGACTACAGCTACCCTGACATCATGGTACCTGCAGATGAAGAAAAAGTGATCATTGCATTACTTAACATCATCATCAATGCCATTGAAGCAATGACACCCGGCAAAGGAATACTTACCATCAACACGGAGCGCCTCAAAGACAAGGCAGTGATTATAATTAGTGATAATGGTCCGGGCATACCTGAAGAGACAAAAATGCGACTGTTTGACCCTTTCTTTACAAACAAACCCAAAGGTACCGGACTAGGATTAACAAGTACCCAAAACATAATAATGAACCACAAAGGAACCGTGCATGTAGAAAGTGAGATTGACAGAGGAAGTGTATTTACGGTCGTTTTGCCCACTAACTAA
- a CDS encoding response regulator, whose translation MSSIKPAGKISILIADDDADDRELIKAAFDENSTQHQVNFVENGEELLHYLKRGGQYADVTLHPLPHIILLDLNMPKKDGREALKEIKADTLLKSIPVIILTTSMEEKDITTSYELGVNSYIIKPVTYSGLVEFTSVLSKYWFEIAELPNV comes from the coding sequence ATGAGCAGTATTAAACCTGCCGGAAAAATTAGCATCCTTATTGCAGATGATGATGCAGACGACCGTGAATTGATTAAGGCCGCTTTTGACGAAAACAGTACGCAGCATCAGGTTAACTTCGTTGAGAACGGAGAAGAGTTGTTGCATTACCTGAAGCGGGGTGGGCAGTATGCGGATGTAACGCTACACCCGCTTCCACATATTATACTGCTGGACCTCAATATGCCCAAAAAAGATGGTCGTGAGGCATTAAAGGAGATAAAGGCTGACACTTTATTAAAGAGCATCCCTGTTATCATTCTGACGACCTCTATGGAAGAAAAGGATATTACTACCAGCTACGAACTTGGTGTAAACAGTTATATTATCAAGCCTGTTACCTACTCCGGCCTCGTAGAATTCACCAGTGTATTAAGTAAATATTGGTTCGAAATTGCAGAACTGCCAAACGTTTAA
- a CDS encoding sensor histidine kinase — MHIPVQKKLRAGFFIAATVMIIASVCSYIVTKNLLDNAKWMNHTIEVSKRLEVITKQVKDAEAAIRGFSITRDTAFLRPSMLERSIRIEEEYLHLREVTKRSPQQQLHLDTLKQLLDNKYKQLAAGETKWRSFKKDTSSVQEGEKSMDKIDRKVQDMMKIEEGHLQNQSEMQRFYSMIWAPVIFITSLIAIFIGIYSYVTLTREYRLQLHIESRLKSYQRDLQQNISLLNKSNEELEQFAYVASHDLQEPLRKISTFSDRLQMKYGTLLPAEANELLDRMGGAVTRMRVLINDLLIFSRAGRITPDNIVKVDLNILLQQVSSDLEERLQEKKGTIRTARLPVIEGHPTALQQLFQNILTNAIKFASPERNLEINVNCQILKGTALEIPLRENQLEDTFCRLSFEDNGIGFEPAYAERIFLLFQRLHGMSEYSGTGIGLAICKKITDSHHGFIKAHGEVGKGASFIVILPITQTHQDEQY; from the coding sequence ATGCATATCCCGGTTCAGAAAAAGCTACGAGCAGGATTTTTTATTGCTGCTACTGTAATGATCATTGCATCCGTATGCTCATATATTGTCACCAAGAACCTGCTTGATAATGCTAAATGGATGAACCACACCATTGAAGTATCCAAAAGGCTGGAAGTAATCACCAAGCAGGTAAAAGATGCAGAAGCAGCCATCCGTGGTTTTAGTATCACCAGGGATACAGCCTTCCTGCGACCCAGCATGCTGGAAAGAAGCATCAGGATAGAAGAAGAATACCTGCACCTGCGGGAAGTGACAAAAAGGAGTCCCCAGCAACAGCTCCATCTCGACACACTAAAACAACTGCTGGATAATAAATACAAACAACTGGCTGCCGGCGAAACCAAATGGCGATCTTTCAAAAAAGATACATCCTCCGTACAGGAAGGTGAAAAATCCATGGATAAGATAGACCGGAAAGTACAGGATATGATGAAAATAGAAGAAGGTCACCTGCAAAACCAATCGGAGATGCAGCGCTTCTACTCTATGATCTGGGCACCGGTGATCTTTATTACCTCTCTCATCGCCATCTTCATTGGCATCTATTCCTATGTGACGCTCACCCGGGAATATCGCCTGCAATTACATATCGAATCACGATTAAAATCTTACCAGCGGGATCTGCAGCAAAACATTAGCCTGCTGAATAAATCAAACGAAGAGCTGGAACAATTTGCTTATGTTGCCAGCCATGACCTGCAGGAACCCCTACGCAAGATCTCCACTTTCAGCGATCGCCTGCAAATGAAATACGGCACACTGCTACCAGCAGAAGCCAATGAACTGCTGGATCGCATGGGGGGAGCAGTAACCCGTATGCGGGTGTTGATCAATGACCTTCTGATCTTTTCAAGAGCAGGCCGCATTACCCCTGATAATATTGTAAAAGTAGATTTGAATATCCTGCTCCAGCAAGTGAGCAGCGACCTGGAAGAACGTTTGCAGGAAAAGAAAGGCACGATCCGTACAGCCAGGCTGCCGGTGATAGAAGGCCACCCCACTGCCCTGCAACAACTTTTTCAGAACATACTCACCAATGCAATTAAATTTGCCAGCCCCGAACGGAACCTGGAGATCAATGTAAATTGTCAGATCTTAAAAGGCACTGCCCTGGAAATCCCACTCAGAGAAAATCAACTGGAAGATACCTTCTGCCGCCTCTCTTTTGAAGATAATGGTATAGGATTTGAACCCGCTTATGCCGAGCGCATCTTTTTGCTTTTTCAGCGGCTTCATGGAATGAGTGAATACTCAGGAACCGGTATAGGTCTCGCTATCTGTAAAAAAATTACAGATAGCCATCATGGCTTTATCAAAGCCCATGGAGAAGTCGGTAAAGGTGCCAGTTTTATTGTCATATTACCTATTACACAAACCCATCAGGATGAGCAGTATTAA
- a CDS encoding YciE/YciF ferroxidase family protein gives MATITKTQSKSGTAAKKSTSKNAMPESKFQKLFNEELKDIYWAEKNLVKALGKMAKAATSEELVNAITEHQEQTKGHVERLEQVFEMLGQAPRAKKCEAMEGLIAEGQEVVEDTEEDTAVRDAGIIICSQKIEHYEIAAYGSLRTLAHVMGNDDVAAVLEQTLNEEKEADSLLTQIAESSINEEASAE, from the coding sequence ATGGCAACTATTACCAAAACCCAATCAAAAAGTGGCACAGCTGCAAAAAAATCTACTTCGAAAAATGCTATGCCCGAATCTAAATTTCAGAAACTTTTTAATGAAGAGTTGAAAGATATTTACTGGGCTGAAAAAAATCTGGTGAAAGCCCTCGGTAAGATGGCTAAAGCAGCCACTTCCGAAGAATTGGTCAATGCAATTACCGAGCACCAGGAGCAAACAAAGGGTCATGTTGAAAGATTAGAACAAGTATTCGAAATGCTGGGGCAGGCACCAAGAGCAAAAAAATGTGAAGCCATGGAAGGCCTGATTGCAGAAGGACAGGAAGTGGTAGAAGATACAGAAGAAGATACCGCGGTAAGAGATGCGGGCATCATCATCTGCTCACAAAAAATAGAACACTATGAAATCGCTGCATATGGTAGCCTGCGTACACTCGCACATGTCATGGGCAATGATGATGTAGCTGCTGTTTTAGAGCAGACACTGAATGAAGAAAAGGAAGCAGATAGCCTGCTCACACAAATAGCAGAATCTTCTATCAATGAAGAAGCTTCCGCAGAATAA